The Zygotorulaspora mrakii chromosome 4, complete sequence nucleotide sequence GATACGTGCAAACAATTTGGACATTTCCAACTGCCATCAGCTGTCCGTTTCGTCGATTTTAGGGCCCATTCCCTTATACATTCGTAATCATATACCCTATAGCACTTTCCACATGCATACATGCTACATGTATAGTCCATCTCCACGGTGCAGATCATACACACGTATGAGTCGCCTCGAGCAATCTCACGCACGGACTTCTCGTAAAATGCCATCTCTTCATCGTTCCCCACATTTGAAACATGTCCCTGCTGGTGATCAATATCTCCCACTACTAGATTATCAATTGTCATGAGGCTGAGATGTATTATAGCCTCTCTCTTCCATTGCTTCACATAGCTCATCCTAGCTCATCACGAAGTCCTTTTATTTTGAAgtataatttttcaaaaaaccCACGCAACTTTTTCAGGTGtcaaaatgttgaaattccGTAGGAAATCGTCGAAGTTTTCAAGGTGAATGAATCATATGGTGCCTTTTAGCCAGGAAACCTCATACGCTTTGTGTTGCAGGTCCAATTCTATATAAGTTCTGGAGGTGTTGCAATTACCATTGTTTTCAAGTTAAAGTGTTTGGCAACAGTAAAAGAcagacaaaaattttaagaCATACTTCCATATCATGCTAAGGTCGAGTTCTCTAAGGGCTGCTGCGAAACGTGCTTATGCTTCCGCTCCAAAATCGATGACCATTGGGTTGATCCCAGGTGATGGTATCGGTAAGGAAGTTATCCCTGCTGGTAAACAGGTGTTACAAAGCGTGCAAAGTAAGCACGGATTGAAATTCGACTTCATCGATCTGTATGCTGGTTGGGAAACTTTCCAGAAGACTGGTAAAGCTCTTCCTCAAGAGACGGTGcaaattctgaaaaacCAGTGCCAGGGTGCATTGTTCGGTGCTGTTCAGTCTCCAACCACCAAGGTTGAAGGTTACTCTTCGCCAATTGTAGCACTAAGAAAGGAATTGGGATTATTTGCCAATGTTCGTCCCGTAAAGTCTGTTGAGGGAACCAAAGATAGAAAAGTAGACATGGTCATTGTCAGAGAAAACACTGAGGATTTGTATATCAAGCTAGAGAAGACGTACATTGATCCAAAGACAGGCACCAGAGTTGCAGACGCTACGAAGAGAATCAGTGAAGTTGCAACCAGAAGGATTGCGCAAATTGCGTTGGACATCGCTTTACAGAGATTGAAGACATACGGACATGCCACTTTAACTGTCACACATAAATCCAACGTTTTGTCTCAAAGTGATGGACTATTCAGAGAAGTCTGTAAGGACGTTTATGAAACCCAAAAGGATAAATACGGACAAATTGTTTACAACGAGCAAATTGTCGACTCCATGGTCTACAGAATGTTTAGAGAACCTGAATGTTTCGACGTAATCGTCGCACCAAATTTGTATGGTGATATCTTATCGGATGGTGCTGCTGCTTTGGTCGGATCTTTAGGTGTAGTTCCAAGTGCCAATGTCGGCCCTGAGATTGTTGTCGGCGAGCCATGCCATGGTTCTGCTCCTGATATCGCTGGCAAAGGTATTTCCAATCCAATTGCAACCATCAGATCTACTGCCTTGATGCTGCAGTTTTTGGGCCACAATGAATCCGCTCAAGACATTTATAAGGCTGTCGATGCTAACTTAAGGGACAACCAAGTTAAAACCCCAGATCTTGGTGGTAAATCCAGTACCCAGGATGTTGTTGATGACATCCTATCCAGATTGTAATTTAAATGTTACATATCATACGTATAATTGATGAATGATTTTTATTATCTCTCAAAGCAGACTGCAAAAAAACCTATGCCTCCGTCTTCCCTTGGCAATGCCCTGATACAACTATCAGCCAATTCTTGGCATTTCGCAGTTTCCTTCCTAAAAACTTGGTCAAACTCTCCCTTGATACCCCTTCTCGGCCAATCAGGAATCACATTTTCTCGCCCAGCAACTTTCCAACCCCATTCCTGAACTTTTCTATCTAGTAGTAAATCTATCAccactttttcattctcttctGGATGTACTGAACAAGTGCTGTagacaatttttttggcaTTAGGTAAACTCATTGCATGTTTTACTACCTGGAATTGAAAGGAAGACAGCTTAGATAGACGACTTTGCAAGTCTGGGTCATCCGAAGCGACCGCctgctcttcttcttctagGATAAGatcattttcttccttgtcattttgttgatgttttttctcttgatcTTGTAAACGCTTGGCCCTATTTAGAGAATCGACATATTTCCTCCCAAATATTCCACTACCGGAGCAGCTGGGATCTAAAATTAGACCCGTGACATCTTTATATTGGTCCGGAATTGCAAGTTTTGTAAAGTCACCAACGTTAATTTTGACCGCTTTACCACAACCAGCAATATTggtcattttttgtaataCTTGAGCTCTTCTCGGCTCTTTTTCAAACGCATATATTTTAGTGAGTTGGCCCTTTTCAcattttggaagaagatgagcCGCTACATGAGTTGTCTTATTTCCAGGAGCAGCACATGCATCTATGATAACATCGTTTTTATCTGGGTTCAATATATGAGCTGGAAAACACGAGGCTCTGTCCTGTATTATCACTTTACCCTGACGATACAGTTCATGAGAGGTAATTTTGTCTTGTGGATGTATACCGAAAACGTTAGGGATGAAATCATCATGATATATACATCCTGGCACAATATCTTTCCAATGGTCCACTCGCTGcgtaaattttttttccagctcCGCTAAGACAGAATTTACATCATTTCCCGGACATCTAAGTGGATTTATTCTTATCCACCTCACTGGGGTTAcatcatttgaaatctcctctttttcaattagTTGACTCAGATCTTTCACTTTAAGCTTCAACTTCAATTTGACCAGCTCACTATGAAGCCTCGTCTTATGTTTCAAAACGTATTCTTTGATGGGTAACTTCCCCATTTGTATTCTCTTCTGTTTGGAAAATAACAAGTCGTGACAGAGCAAAAGTACTGTCAGCCTTGAATACATTGGGCTccctttcttctttggaaTGTCCTTTAGAATGTCTGATTTCTTCATGATGATTTCCAAATAAGGCTTATATTTCCATGCAGAATCCACCAATGCATAAATATGTTTTGGATTACTCTTCAGCTTATACCTTGTGCATGCTCTGAGAACCAAGGATTGCATCGAGCCTTCAATTCTACCCTTCTTATCCTCCTCTTCAACATACTCTAGCACCCATGTAGCATCCCGGTAAACATTCATCTCGGGTTTCTCTTAGATCACTGAAATAAGAGGTTGTtagctcatctcatcttATGAGTCctcgttttttttttcagatgagacaaattctcttttaggagtgaaattttcaaacttATCATAAAGGAAATAGAAAtgagaaaatataaatctgATAGAGAACAACAGTCGTTtaataaattcaatgaaagtAGCTCTTAACTCAATTGCTAATACTTAGTACATAGAAAGGgtggagaaaaaaattaggTTGCTTTTGCCATGAGCGTAGAAGtggtgaagaaagaggaaatgCATACTCTGGATAGGAAACATAAACTAGAAGACTCACAAAGTGAATTGGTGGATGGACACGACAGTTCTAGTTGGCAGAGTAATgggaagaagaaacagGTAATAGTACCTATATGCACACCAAAGATTCATTATACTCCTTTAAAAACCGGTCTTTGTTACGATGTTCGAATGCGGTATCATGCAAAGATATTCACCTCgtattttgaatatatcgATCCTCATCCCGAGGATCCAAGAAGAATATACCGTATCTACAAAATACTAGCTGAAAACGGTCTCATAAAAGATCCCACGTTAATTGGTGCTGATGATATTGGTGATTTAATGCTCAAAATACCTGCTAGAGCAGCTACCGACGAAGAGATTCTGCAAGTACACTCCAAAGAGCATCTTGACTCCATAGAGaaagtttccaaaatgAACCGTGAACAGTTACTGAAGGAGACAGAAAGTGGAGACTCAGTTTACTTTAACAATGACTCCTACTTTGGAGCCAAATTATCATGTGGAGGTGTCATTGAGGCTTGCAAAGCTGTTGTTGAGGGAAGAGTAAAAAATTCCATAGCTGTCGTGAGGCCTCCTGGCCATCACGCCGAACCTGAGGCTGCTGGTGGCTTTTGCTTATTCAGCAACGTTGCAGTCGCTACACAAAATATTCTTAAGAATTATCCAGAGAGTGTAAGGAGAATTCTAATTTTGGACTGGGATATTCATCATGGTAACGGCACGCAAAAAGCTTTTTATGAGGATGATAGAGTTCTTTATATCTCTATACACAGATATGAGGGAGGAAAGTATTACCCCGGTACAATTCACGGCAGATATGATCAGGTCGGAGAGAGCAAAGGTGCCGGTTTTAATTGTAATATTACATGGCCTGTTGCAGAAGTTGGTGATTCAGAATACATGCTGGCTTTTGAGGAGGTTGTGATGCCCATGGCAAGAGAGTTCCGACCTGATTTTGTTATCATCTCATCTGGATTTGATGCTGCAGAAGGAGATACCATCGGCCGATGTCATGTCAGTCCAAGCTGCTATGGACATATGACACACATGCTGAAATCATTGGCTAGAGGAAACATGTGTGTAGCACTTGAAGGAGGATATAGTTTAGACGCTATTGCAAAAAGTGCTCTTAGCGTTGCGAAAATACTTATCGGCGAGCCACCTGACGAGCTACCGGACCCCAAAAAGACCCCAAAAATCGAGGCTGTTGAAATGATCAATAAGGTTATTCGCATTCAATCTAAACACTGGAATTGCTTCAAGTACAAAAATGGTAATGCTGGCTACAAATTTAACGAAGAAATAACGGAATCTCTCAT carries:
- the LYS12 gene encoding homoisocitrate dehydrogenase (similar to Saccharomyces cerevisiae LYS12 (YIL094C); ancestral locus Anc_2.287), with the translated sequence MLRSSSLRAAAKRAYASAPKSMTIGLIPGDGIGKEVIPAGKQVLQSVQSKHGLKFDFIDLYAGWETFQKTGKALPQETVQILKNQCQGALFGAVQSPTTKVEGYSSPIVALRKELGLFANVRPVKSVEGTKDRKVDMVIVRENTEDLYIKLEKTYIDPKTGTRVADATKRISEVATRRIAQIALDIALQRLKTYGHATLTVTHKSNVLSQSDGLFREVCKDVYETQKDKYGQIVYNEQIVDSMVYRMFREPECFDVIVAPNLYGDILSDGAAALVGSLGVVPSANVGPEIVVGEPCHGSAPDIAGKGISNPIATIRSTALMLQFLGHNESAQDIYKAVDANLRDNQVKTPDLGGKSSTQDVVDDILSRL
- the RCM1 gene encoding rRNA (cytosine-C5-)-methyltransferase RCM1 (similar to Saccharomyces cerevisiae YNL022C; ancestral locus Anc_2.286); its protein translation is MNVYRDATWVLEYVEEEDKKGRIEGSMQSLVLRACTRYKLKSNPKHIYALVDSAWKYKPYLEIIMKKSDILKDIPKKKGSPMYSRLTVLLLCHDLLFSKQKRIQMGKLPIKEYVLKHKTRLHSELVKLKLKLKVKDLSQLIEKEEISNDVTPVRWIRINPLRCPGNDVNSVLAELEKKFTQRVDHWKDIVPGCIYHDDFIPNVFGIHPQDKITSHELYRQGKVIIQDRASCFPAHILNPDKNDVIIDACAAPGNKTTHVAAHLLPKCEKGQLTKIYAFEKEPRRAQVLQKMTNIAGCGKAVKINVGDFTKLAIPDQYKDVTGLILDPSCSGSGIFGRKYVDSLNRAKRLQDQEKKHQQNDKEENDLILEEEEQAVASDDPDLQSRLSKLSSFQFQVVKHAMSLPNAKKIVYSTCSVHPEENEKVVIDLLLDRKVQEWGWKVAGRENVIPDWPRRGIKGEFDQVFRKETAKCQELADSCIRALPREDGGIGFFAVCFER
- the HDA1 gene encoding histone deacetylase HDA1 (similar to Saccharomyces cerevisiae HDA1 (YNL021W); ancestral locus Anc_2.285), yielding MSVEVVKKEEMHTLDRKHKLEDSQSELVDGHDSSSWQSNGKKKQVIVPICTPKIHYTPLKTGLCYDVRMRYHAKIFTSYFEYIDPHPEDPRRIYRIYKILAENGLIKDPTLIGADDIGDLMLKIPARAATDEEILQVHSKEHLDSIEKVSKMNREQLLKETESGDSVYFNNDSYFGAKLSCGGVIEACKAVVEGRVKNSIAVVRPPGHHAEPEAAGGFCLFSNVAVATQNILKNYPESVRRILILDWDIHHGNGTQKAFYEDDRVLYISIHRYEGGKYYPGTIHGRYDQVGESKGAGFNCNITWPVAEVGDSEYMLAFEEVVMPMAREFRPDFVIISSGFDAAEGDTIGRCHVSPSCYGHMTHMLKSLARGNMCVALEGGYSLDAIAKSALSVAKILIGEPPDELPDPKKTPKIEAVEMINKVIRIQSKHWNCFKYKNGNAGYKFNEEITESLISRTFPLQKAIREEQLRQLAKNYGFITLPLNEIEVPEDTILCSPDIFQEKTIIILVHDTPEIWAAGDTITGLIDPSTSIIVDSTLDFLKWAVDRKYGVIDVNVPQSLYEQDNYSAMITAQEILLNLWDNFIKFLPSIAKVAFIGVGDAYSGIVHLLGHRDTRTLVKSSVSFVGRKPLKPLVPLVDESLSDWYFKNSLVFTDKNHPCWVDNENKKPRKKFGRVLRCESDGLSSNMQERFEEGTDFILDSFEEWSDSD